The Methylomonas rhizoryzae genome includes the window CTCAATATCAGGCGTTGCCGCGTGCTCGGCCGCCGGCAACGGCAACGGCAACGGCTTAAATTTTCATCCCAACAATCAAAACGGCATATTGTCAGGCGTTTGTCCTCGCGCTATTTGTGTCTCGCCTCTATCCCTTCCTTCAACCCGAACCGCTTAGTTGCAAGTTATCTGCAAAGAACGCGTTTTTTTGCGGAAATTAAAATCGCTAAGATCGTGGATGTGAGAGTCCGCACCGAACAACAACTCTTTATCTTCCATCGCGTCTTTTTCGGTTAAACCCAAAGATTTCAGCAATTCCGGGTACTTTTCCATTTCCTTTAGAGTCAGTTTGAAATTCAAATTTTCAAATAGCACAACGCGCGCATTGGGTCCTATTTTTAAACTACTTATCCGGGAATCCCAGTCTTTACCTTGAACATTGCGCAAATTGTTTAAACTTTGCGTCCCCTTTAGCCTGAAGGAATCTCCGCCATACTGGCTTTCCGAGAAAAAATCCGCCCAGCAGCCATCCTCGGCCTGAGTCGAGCTGACGCTCGTCGCCAATATCCCTATCAGTACTATCGTTTTTCCCCATATTGTTTTAATGCTTGGATTATTCATCGCCGGTCTCCTGGTCATGAAGCGAAATACCGATAGTCGGCTATCGGCGTCTACATGCTCGACAGTTGGCGGCCTCAGTATCTATGTCCTCTTGTCGGTAAAGGCTGCGGCTCAATTTCATCAGCCGCTTCATTATCGATCAAAAGTTCACGCTGTATAGACCTAACCGTGTCGCCGTACAGAAAATTGCACCATCATTTAAGCCAACCCCCTTCTTCGCATCATTTCGAAGCCAACCATAGTAGAAACGCTAATTTGATCTAACAATCGTGAAAAATATCCATAAAAACCCAGCCAATTCGCTTCGCTTCTCATAAGCATGCGGCATGTCAAGGAACTTATTTAGTGACATTTGTCAAGCGACTCTGTTAAATTAATCGCAATTTACTTACCCATTAGAGAAGCGAACTTACGGGCTAAACCGTGCTTTGCATTGCCCACCCAGCCTAACGCGTTCTCGATACCCTTTTCCATCAACAACAATCAATAAGAAAGCGGAGGGTGTTATGAAGAAAAAACTTGTGGTCTTTTGCGACGGCACATGGAACGAACCGGACAAAAACCCTACCAATGTTGCCAAATTATTCGAGGCAACCCTGCAGGAAGACCAAAAGGGGATACCGCAAGTCGTGCATTACATCCAAGGAGTAGGCACGCATTGGTACGATAGGATGATGGGAGGCATGTTCGGCTGGGGGATTTCCGAGAACGTCAAAAGCGGCTACCGTTTTTTATGCAGCAATTACAACCAAGGCGACGAAATCTATTTGTTCGGTTTTAGCCGAGGTGCCTATACCGCCCGCTCTCTGGCCGGATTGATCCATAACATGGGCATCTTGCGGCGCGAGCATTTCGACCAAGTCAACCAAACCTACGCACGCTACAAAGACAAATC containing:
- a CDS encoding beta/gamma crystallin domain-containing protein; its protein translation is MNNPSIKTIWGKTIVLIGILATSVSSTQAEDGCWADFFSESQYGGDSFRLKGTQSLNNLRNVQGKDWDSRISSLKIGPNARVVLFENLNFKLTLKEMEKYPELLKSLGLTEKDAMEDKELLFGADSHIHDLSDFNFRKKTRSLQITCN